A region from the Cryptosporangium arvum DSM 44712 genome encodes:
- a CDS encoding PQQ-binding-like beta-propeller repeat protein: MESTDTAAHRLGRRAFLAGAAASATAATVPIAAPARGAETDAVAVPRQPAGLGATGKDSPKVGGDLGNQNHSSLKQITRRNVSTLGGAWHVNLEAGSTASAQQSTVVVENGVLYVQTTQQNVFAIDGRSGKTKWTTNVGTKTTNMRGVALGEGLVFSTSGENNVYALDQATGAVKWKRALITADEGGGDTGGCDPQNGQCGGVTGTLAGAVVYWDGLIYVGMQGSTGGARGRAYALKAATGEVAWTFWGAPGEGEFGNDSWEGDSWKTGGAVPWIHPAIDPALGLVYWTFSGPYPRTDGSSRAGDNLFANSIVAIDAKTGKRRWHFQSVHHDIWDMDNVMAPVLVDLTIGGRKRSVVVYGSKVAMYYVLDRATGKPIHGMTEREVPQDARQKTSPTQPFPGGKPFLTQAPRADKPTRPVPHYDWGGLYTPHWDRPTIIFPGAGGGADWSHLSFNPYTGWIYVGYGLINSGFSNARDGRVNTSRPLGEYFGGGIAAVDPRTNTPVWTKDGDWSLAHGNGILTTAGRVMFQGGPDGVLHAMNDETGESLWSFQCGAGVHTSPVAYEIDGEQYLAVFAGGNGLPYPDIPKGDHLWAFKLGGTVAPAAAPTPPSKRNQIRAAAVAGSAVDNTVTLGRIWDPATGKPGTTENTVAQNAVSPQHLRIPAGTTVTFVNPADNANPHSADSFFDNEFNTGIVMPGQSKAHKFDKPGEYFYNDAFFAQNTGKVVVY, encoded by the coding sequence GCCGATCGCTGCTCCCGCCCGGGGGGCGGAGACCGATGCGGTGGCTGTTCCGCGTCAACCGGCCGGGCTGGGGGCGACCGGCAAGGACTCGCCGAAGGTCGGTGGCGATCTGGGCAACCAGAACCACTCGTCGCTGAAGCAGATCACCCGGCGCAACGTCTCCACGCTCGGTGGGGCGTGGCACGTCAACCTGGAGGCCGGCAGCACCGCCTCCGCCCAGCAGAGCACGGTCGTCGTCGAGAACGGCGTCCTCTATGTCCAGACCACGCAGCAGAACGTGTTCGCGATCGACGGCAGGTCCGGCAAGACCAAGTGGACGACGAACGTCGGTACCAAGACGACGAACATGCGAGGGGTGGCGCTCGGTGAGGGCCTCGTGTTCTCCACCTCCGGCGAGAACAACGTCTACGCGCTGGATCAGGCGACCGGTGCGGTGAAGTGGAAGCGCGCACTGATCACGGCGGACGAGGGTGGTGGCGACACCGGCGGCTGCGACCCGCAGAACGGACAGTGCGGCGGCGTGACCGGCACACTCGCCGGCGCGGTCGTCTACTGGGACGGGTTGATCTACGTCGGCATGCAGGGCAGCACCGGCGGCGCGCGCGGCCGGGCCTACGCGTTGAAGGCCGCCACCGGTGAGGTGGCCTGGACGTTCTGGGGCGCACCTGGCGAGGGGGAGTTCGGCAACGACAGCTGGGAGGGCGACTCCTGGAAGACCGGTGGCGCGGTGCCGTGGATCCATCCGGCGATCGACCCGGCCCTGGGGCTCGTGTACTGGACGTTCAGCGGTCCGTACCCGCGTACCGACGGGTCGAGCCGGGCCGGCGACAACCTGTTCGCCAACTCGATCGTCGCGATCGACGCCAAGACCGGGAAACGTCGCTGGCACTTCCAGTCCGTGCACCACGACATCTGGGACATGGACAACGTCATGGCCCCGGTGCTCGTCGACCTGACGATCGGCGGCCGGAAACGCTCGGTGGTCGTCTACGGCAGCAAGGTCGCGATGTACTACGTCCTCGACCGCGCGACCGGGAAGCCGATCCACGGCATGACCGAGCGCGAGGTCCCGCAGGACGCCCGACAGAAGACGTCGCCCACGCAGCCGTTCCCGGGCGGTAAGCCGTTCCTCACCCAGGCGCCGCGCGCGGACAAGCCGACGCGGCCGGTGCCGCACTACGACTGGGGCGGTCTCTACACCCCGCACTGGGACCGGCCCACGATCATCTTCCCGGGCGCCGGCGGCGGTGCCGACTGGTCGCACCTGTCGTTCAACCCGTACACGGGCTGGATCTACGTCGGCTACGGCCTCATCAACTCCGGCTTCTCCAACGCCCGCGACGGCCGGGTCAACACCTCGCGTCCGCTGGGGGAGTACTTCGGCGGGGGGATCGCCGCCGTCGACCCGCGCACGAACACCCCGGTGTGGACGAAGGACGGCGACTGGTCGCTCGCCCACGGCAACGGCATTCTCACCACGGCCGGCCGGGTGATGTTCCAGGGCGGCCCGGACGGCGTGCTGCACGCGATGAACGACGAGACCGGTGAGTCGCTCTGGAGCTTCCAGTGCGGCGCGGGTGTGCACACCAGCCCGGTCGCGTACGAGATCGACGGCGAGCAGTACCTCGCGGTCTTCGCCGGCGGCAACGGCCTGCCCTACCCGGACATCCCGAAGGGTGACCACCTCTGGGCGTTCAAGCTCGGCGGCACGGTGGCCCCCGCCGCCGCTCCCACGCCGCCGAGCAAGCGCAACCAGATCCGCGCCGCCGCGGTCGCCGGTTCCGCGGTGGACAACACGGTCACGCTCGGCCGGATCTGGGACCCCGCGACCGGCAAGCCCGGCACCACCGAGAACACCGTGGCGCAGAACGCCGTGTCGCCGCAGCACCTGCGCATCCCGGCCGGCACCACGGTGACGTTCGTGAACCCGGCGGACAACGCCAACCCGCACTCGGCCGACTCGTTTTTCGACAACGAGTTCAACACCGGGATCGTGATGCCCGGTCAGTCGAAGGCTCACAAGTTCGACAAGCCGGGCGAGTACTTCTACAACGATGCGTTCTTCGCCCAGAACACCGGAAAAGTCGTCGTCTACTGA
- the pqqC gene encoding pyrroloquinoline-quinone synthase PqqC: protein MAEAQPLTRPGLEAALRGLEPRYWSHHPFHVRLHAGRCSADEVRSWVANRWYYQQILARKNAAVIAACPLPDVRRAWLSRVSFHDDGGTDDWLLLADAVGLSLEEVVDERWVLRGVRFAVDGYLHFCRTRPWIESVAAALTEMFSPELMAARVVAWRAHYDWIKPDGYAYFETRIPAARADSADTLDLVLSHCVTRPQQDAAVAALAFKCDVLGAMLDAIDHAGGPR from the coding sequence GTGGCCGAAGCGCAACCGCTGACCCGGCCGGGGCTCGAGGCCGCCCTGCGCGGCCTCGAGCCCCGGTACTGGAGCCACCACCCGTTCCACGTGCGCCTGCACGCCGGGCGGTGTTCGGCCGACGAGGTGCGGTCGTGGGTCGCCAACCGCTGGTACTACCAGCAGATCCTGGCGCGGAAGAACGCGGCGGTGATCGCGGCCTGCCCGCTGCCGGACGTCCGCCGCGCCTGGCTGTCGCGGGTCTCGTTCCACGACGACGGGGGCACGGACGACTGGTTACTCCTCGCCGACGCGGTCGGGCTCTCCCTCGAGGAGGTCGTCGACGAGCGGTGGGTGCTCCGCGGCGTGCGGTTCGCCGTCGATGGCTACCTGCACTTCTGCCGCACCCGGCCGTGGATCGAGAGCGTGGCCGCGGCGCTGACCGAGATGTTCTCGCCGGAGCTCATGGCGGCCAGGGTGGTCGCCTGGCGGGCGCACTACGACTGGATCAAGCCCGACGGGTACGCCTACTTCGAGACCCGCATCCCGGCCGCGCGCGCGGACAGCGCGGACACCCTCGACCTCGTGCTCAGCCACTGCGTCACCCGTCCCCAGCAGGACGCGGCCGTGGCCGCGCTCGCCTTCAAGTGCGACGTCCTCGGCGCGATGCTCGACGCGATCGACCACGCGGGCGGCCCGCGATGA
- a CDS encoding TetR family transcriptional regulator → MASGAQVIPTERTRDAERTRAEILDVATHEFAEHGYASARVDAIAGKTSTTKRMIYYYFGSKQGLYVAVLEHAYRRIRALEQRLDVDDLEPVDALRQLAELTFDHHETHQDFVRLVSIENIHHAEHLLSSEAREGLAAPALAVLTRIMQRGRAAGVFRSDLDALDVHMIISSYCIFRGANRYTFQAIFGRDLLDPDRRAHLRRLLGDLVVDHVTAVR, encoded by the coding sequence ATGGCGAGCGGCGCGCAGGTGATACCGACGGAACGTACCCGGGACGCCGAGCGAACCCGCGCGGAGATCCTCGACGTCGCGACCCACGAATTCGCCGAGCACGGATACGCCAGCGCGCGCGTCGACGCGATCGCCGGTAAGACCAGCACGACCAAGCGGATGATCTACTACTACTTCGGCAGCAAGCAGGGGCTCTACGTCGCTGTACTGGAGCACGCCTACCGCCGGATCCGGGCGTTGGAGCAACGGCTCGACGTGGACGACCTCGAGCCCGTGGACGCACTGCGTCAGCTCGCCGAGCTGACCTTCGACCACCACGAGACGCATCAGGACTTCGTCCGGTTGGTCAGCATCGAGAACATCCACCATGCCGAGCACCTGCTCAGTTCGGAGGCGCGCGAGGGCCTGGCCGCGCCGGCGTTGGCGGTACTGACACGCATCATGCAGCGGGGCCGCGCAGCCGGCGTGTTCCGCTCGGATCTCGACGCGCTCGACGTGCACATGATCATCAGCTCGTACTGCATCTTCCGGGGCGCCAACCGGTACACGTTCCAGGCGATATTCGGGCGTGACCTGTTGGATCCGGACAGGCGTGCCCACCTGCGGCGGCTGCTCGGCGATTTGGTCGTCGATCACGTCACCGCCGTGCGGTAG
- a CDS encoding MFS transporter, whose amino-acid sequence MPAAENERPHASRTAARAAWIGSALEYYDFFLYGTAAALVFGTVFFPDEDPAVGTLVSLATFGVGYAARPIGALVLGHVGDRYGRRRVLMMTVIAMGAATFLIGCLPTYDAIGVTAPLLLVLLRLLQGFFAGGEQASANSMTLEHAPDHRRAYYSSFTLGGTQAGQAIATAIFIPIATLPDSALNSWGWRVPFWLSAVVAIVAVVIRRSLEETPVFEREAAEGEVPRIPMAELFRNHWRAVLRVVFAAVIATPSTIFTVWALSYAVNTVGLERTPMLLVGVLANLLALVTIPAWGKLSDRIGRKPQFIGGSIGSAVMTFVYLWTITTENYVLIFLAGILFFGAVYTATSAVWPAFYGEMFTAQVRLSGTAFGTQIGFAIAGFVPSVITAVAGDGRGSWVGASLITALLCVVSIVAVASGRETYRMPTADLGKPAKQGVSA is encoded by the coding sequence ATGCCCGCCGCCGAGAACGAGCGTCCGCACGCGTCGAGAACTGCGGCTCGCGCCGCCTGGATCGGCAGTGCGTTGGAGTATTACGACTTCTTCCTCTACGGCACCGCCGCGGCGCTCGTGTTCGGCACCGTCTTCTTCCCGGACGAGGACCCGGCCGTCGGCACGCTGGTGTCGCTGGCGACGTTCGGTGTCGGCTACGCCGCCCGCCCGATCGGTGCGCTCGTCCTCGGGCACGTCGGCGACCGCTACGGCCGCCGACGCGTGCTGATGATGACCGTGATCGCGATGGGCGCGGCGACGTTCCTGATCGGGTGCCTGCCGACCTACGACGCGATCGGCGTCACCGCGCCGCTGCTGCTCGTGCTGCTCCGGCTCTTACAGGGCTTCTTCGCCGGTGGTGAGCAGGCCAGCGCGAACTCGATGACACTCGAACACGCACCCGATCATCGACGGGCGTACTACAGCAGCTTCACGCTCGGTGGCACGCAGGCCGGTCAGGCGATCGCGACCGCGATCTTCATCCCGATCGCGACGCTGCCCGACTCCGCGCTGAACAGCTGGGGCTGGCGGGTGCCGTTCTGGCTCAGCGCGGTCGTCGCGATCGTGGCGGTGGTGATCCGCCGGTCGCTGGAGGAGACCCCCGTGTTCGAACGCGAGGCGGCGGAGGGTGAGGTTCCGCGGATCCCGATGGCCGAGTTGTTCCGTAACCACTGGCGCGCGGTGCTCCGGGTCGTCTTCGCCGCGGTGATCGCGACACCGAGCACGATCTTCACCGTCTGGGCCCTGTCCTACGCGGTGAACACGGTCGGGTTGGAGCGGACGCCGATGCTCCTGGTCGGCGTGCTGGCCAACCTGCTCGCGCTGGTGACGATCCCGGCGTGGGGCAAGCTGTCGGATCGCATCGGTCGCAAGCCCCAGTTCATCGGCGGTTCGATCGGGTCGGCGGTGATGACGTTCGTCTACCTGTGGACGATCACCACCGAGAACTACGTGCTGATCTTCCTCGCCGGGATCCTGTTCTTCGGAGCCGTCTACACCGCCACCAGCGCGGTCTGGCCGGCGTTCTACGGCGAGATGTTCACCGCCCAGGTGCGGCTGTCCGGCACGGCGTTCGGTACGCAGATCGGGTTCGCGATCGCCGGCTTCGTGCCCTCGGTGATCACCGCGGTGGCCGGTGACGGGCGGGGCTCCTGGGTGGGCGCGTCGCTGATCACCGCGCTGCTGTGCGTCGTCAGCATCGTGGCCGTGGCGAGCGGACGCGAGACGTACCGGATGCCCACCGCTGACCTGGGAAAGCCGGCGAAACAGGGGGTGTCGGCATGA
- a CDS encoding N-acyl homoserine lactonase family protein, with amino-acid sequence MRPATGYAVYALQYGRRAGVRGEHFLGWDATSGERHDTAYYAWLVLSRDRTILVDSGIDPGAEPPLSGWEYRTSVPALLDSLGIADVDTLVLTHLHYDHAGGMRSFPTARVVVTAAELDYWNSPDAARNRREAWLVDKADLLYLADHRGITGDTEIAPGVSVHPVGGHTAGMQVVRVDTGYTTVVLASDASHFAENLDTDTPGNILHSMPGVYRAFDRVRELAGEGLIVPGHDPGVMERFPSVAEHVVRIA; translated from the coding sequence ATGAGGCCGGCCACCGGCTACGCCGTCTACGCGCTGCAGTACGGCCGCCGGGCGGGTGTGCGTGGGGAACACTTCCTCGGTTGGGACGCCACGTCGGGGGAGCGGCACGACACGGCGTACTACGCCTGGCTCGTGCTCTCGCGCGACCGGACGATCCTGGTGGACTCCGGGATCGACCCGGGTGCCGAGCCGCCCCTGTCCGGGTGGGAGTACCGGACGTCGGTGCCGGCGCTGCTGGACTCGCTGGGTATCGCCGACGTCGACACGCTGGTGCTGACCCATCTGCACTACGACCACGCCGGCGGTATGCGGTCGTTCCCGACCGCGCGCGTAGTCGTGACCGCCGCCGAACTCGACTACTGGAACAGCCCGGACGCCGCCCGGAACCGGCGGGAGGCGTGGCTGGTGGACAAAGCCGATCTGCTGTATCTCGCGGACCACCGGGGCATCACCGGCGACACCGAGATCGCCCCCGGTGTCTCGGTGCACCCGGTGGGCGGGCACACCGCCGGTATGCAGGTCGTGCGGGTGGACACCGGGTACACGACCGTGGTGCTGGCCTCGGACGCCAGCCACTTCGCCGAGAACCTCGACACCGACACGCCCGGCAACATCCTGCACAGCATGCCGGGGGTGTATCGCGCGTTCGACCGTGTGCGCGAACTGGCCGGTGAGGGGCTGATCGTCCCGGGCCACGATCCGGGGGTGATGGAGCGGTTCCCTTCGGTCGCCGAGCACGTCGTCCGGATCGCGTGA
- a CDS encoding FAD-dependent oxidoreductase: MDVDLLVVGSGAGGLAAALVGADDGLSTLVVEKTEWLGGTTAYSAGTAWIPGHRYTADAAADVAAARGYLDALVGDRAPGELREAYLAHGPETIDHLARLGISFRHSASVVDYHPEVSGWGVGRALEPVPFDGRRLGVERFRRVRRPVPEFALFGGTLMIRRAEADQLLRLFDGSPRAAALAARLGARWALDRLRYPRGTRLTMGNGLVAALYHQLVRRSGAVLFGAPATELITNGGRVVGAVVEHDGRTRRVAVRRGVVLAGGGFAASRELRATYLPRPVAAHTRASDGATGDSLALARSVGGAVSSGVDDNAFWFPASIGRRRDGSEAVFPHIWDRAKPGIVAVDSAGRRFVDESVSYHRFVRAMYARSAIPAWLVLDARTLARYGLGMVRPHAPGASRRHHLRTGYLRGGATVRDLAAAIDVDPAGLERTVAAANAAASRGVDDEFGKGTSPYGRQYGDAVHRPNPNLGPIDEPPFYAIAVVPTPLATALGLRIGTEAQVLDHTGEPIRGLYACGNDAQSVTASEYPGAGCQVGAALTFGHLAARHAAANAR, encoded by the coding sequence GTGGACGTCGACCTGCTCGTCGTGGGATCCGGTGCGGGCGGCCTCGCGGCCGCGCTGGTCGGCGCGGACGACGGACTTTCCACGCTGGTCGTGGAGAAGACCGAGTGGCTGGGCGGGACCACCGCCTACTCCGCGGGCACGGCGTGGATCCCCGGCCACCGGTACACCGCCGACGCCGCGGCGGACGTGGCGGCGGCGCGGGGCTACCTCGACGCGCTCGTGGGCGATCGGGCGCCGGGGGAGCTCCGAGAGGCCTACCTGGCGCACGGACCGGAGACGATCGACCACCTGGCGCGACTGGGGATCTCGTTCCGGCACTCGGCATCGGTGGTCGACTACCACCCCGAGGTCAGCGGGTGGGGCGTCGGCCGGGCGCTGGAGCCGGTGCCGTTCGACGGGCGGCGGCTCGGTGTGGAGCGGTTCCGACGGGTCCGGCGCCCGGTTCCCGAGTTCGCGTTGTTCGGTGGCACGCTGATGATCCGTCGAGCCGAGGCCGACCAGTTGCTGCGGCTCTTCGACGGGTCACCGCGGGCGGCGGCACTGGCCGCGCGGCTCGGCGCGCGCTGGGCGCTCGACCGGCTGCGCTACCCGCGCGGGACCCGGCTGACGATGGGCAACGGGTTGGTGGCCGCTCTGTACCACCAGCTCGTGCGACGGTCGGGGGCGGTGTTGTTCGGTGCGCCCGCCACCGAGCTGATCACGAACGGGGGCCGGGTCGTCGGCGCGGTCGTGGAGCACGATGGCCGCACGCGACGAGTCGCCGTTCGCCGTGGGGTGGTGCTGGCCGGCGGCGGGTTCGCGGCGAGCCGGGAGCTGCGGGCCACGTATCTGCCCCGGCCGGTCGCGGCGCACACCCGGGCATCGGACGGCGCCACCGGCGATTCGTTGGCTCTGGCCCGCTCGGTCGGCGGTGCGGTGTCGTCCGGCGTCGACGACAACGCGTTCTGGTTCCCGGCGTCGATCGGACGGCGGCGGGACGGCTCGGAGGCGGTCTTCCCACACATCTGGGACCGGGCGAAGCCCGGCATCGTCGCGGTCGACTCAGCGGGGCGCCGGTTCGTCGACGAGTCGGTGTCGTACCACCGTTTCGTGCGGGCGATGTACGCGCGGTCGGCCATCCCCGCGTGGCTCGTGCTCGACGCGCGCACGCTGGCCCGGTACGGCCTCGGCATGGTACGTCCACATGCACCGGGTGCGTCGCGGCGTCACCATCTGCGAACCGGGTACCTGCGGGGTGGCGCCACGGTGCGGGACCTCGCCGCGGCGATCGACGTCGATCCGGCGGGGCTGGAGCGCACGGTCGCTGCGGCGAACGCGGCCGCGAGCCGGGGCGTCGACGACGAGTTCGGGAAGGGTACGAGCCCGTACGGCCGGCAGTACGGAGACGCGGTGCACCGGCCGAATCCCAATCTCGGTCCGATCGACGAGCCGCCGTTCTACGCCATCGCGGTCGTACCGACCCCGCTCGCGACCGCGCTGGGCCTGCGCATCGGTACCGAGGCGCAGGTGCTCGATCACACCGGCGAACCGATAAGGGGTCTGTACGCCTGCGGCAACGACGCCCAGTCGGTCACGGCGTCGGAGTACCCCGGAGCGGGGTGCCAGGTCGGCGCAGCGTTGACGTTCGGACATCTCGCCGCACGGCACGCGGCCGCGAATGCCCGCTGA
- a CDS encoding phosphotransferase-like protein produces the protein MLATAPACQHGRPDGTCPALLVRGRHGPDERAPADGRPLRGYESASRPARANLPAGPGQDTEGADLRGRTCRSAGRVILLDGASSSGKSSLAKAYARSEPFLHVSSDQFVAAGMLPERRNDGGTFDWWHQVRPRFFDGFHHCLRRRTLTRREVCLILGDRECQISGDIRYDVSRVGRPRCVRRRGSSTRFSATSLRHALSGHSRPRAVRRDVRTSTLRRPGTPLRGTPTP, from the coding sequence ATGTTGGCCACGGCACCAGCGTGTCAGCACGGGCGCCCCGACGGCACGTGCCCTGCGCTACTGGTTCGCGGAAGGCATGGGCCGGATGAGCGCGCACCCGCGGACGGCCGCCCGCTCCGCGGCTACGAGAGCGCGTCGCGACCCGCGCGAGCCAATTTGCCCGCCGGTCCCGGACAGGACACCGAGGGAGCTGACCTTCGTGGTCGAACATGCCGATCCGCCGGGCGGGTGATCCTGCTCGACGGCGCTTCGAGTTCGGGTAAGTCCTCGCTGGCCAAGGCGTACGCCCGTTCCGAGCCCTTCCTGCACGTGTCGTCCGACCAGTTCGTCGCGGCGGGGATGTTGCCCGAGCGCCGTAACGACGGCGGAACCTTCGACTGGTGGCATCAGGTACGGCCGCGCTTCTTCGACGGCTTCCACCACTGCCTGCGGAGGCGCACCCTGACCCGGCGGGAGGTCTGCTTGATCCTCGGTGACCGTGAATGCCAGATCAGCGGTGACATCCGCTACGACGTGAGTCGCGTGGGACGTCCGCGCTGCGTAAGGCGCCGTGGCTCATCCACCCGCTTCTCGGCGACTTCGCTGCGGCACGCGCTCAGCGGGCATTCGCGGCCGCGTGCCGTGCGGCGAGATGTCCGAACGTCAACGCTGCGCCGACCTGGCACCCCGCTCCGGGGTACTCCGACGCCGTGA
- the coaE gene encoding dephospho-CoA kinase, with amino-acid sequence MLKIGLIDEARPGVAGLLAELGATVVGPARADASGPDAGLTRRQVEGSDAIVVQRVPPAAVAGSAAVLHLVLLPGAGFDVSAQEAADVRFDASVTADELGRAVSQLWSDRLVPFEANLRDGRRTARRRRPVLCGSDPTWPAQARRLIARLVAASEGRILRADHIGSTSVAGLPAKDLIDIQMVVADLDEAVEVAEAVRVAGFVRAGRWTGLDRYGVEHPEEVVVDADPGRPVNINIRAVDAPVWRQALLFRDWLRATPSERVEYAALKHGLAAQVAHVDDYSRDKMPWIHAALDRAARWAQRSGWQP; translated from the coding sequence GTGTTGAAGATCGGGCTGATCGATGAAGCGCGGCCCGGCGTTGCCGGGTTGCTGGCCGAGCTCGGCGCGACGGTTGTCGGTCCGGCCCGGGCCGACGCCTCTGGGCCTGATGCGGGGCTGACGCGTCGACAGGTCGAGGGCAGCGACGCCATCGTCGTCCAGCGGGTCCCACCGGCGGCGGTCGCCGGATCGGCTGCGGTGCTTCATCTGGTGCTGCTGCCTGGGGCGGGCTTCGACGTCTCTGCGCAGGAGGCCGCTGACGTGCGTTTCGACGCCAGCGTCACGGCCGACGAGCTGGGCCGCGCCGTGTCGCAGCTGTGGAGTGATCGTCTGGTGCCGTTCGAGGCGAACTTACGGGACGGTCGACGGACGGCAAGGCGTCGCCGGCCGGTGCTGTGCGGTTCCGATCCCACCTGGCCGGCGCAGGCCCGCCGTCTGATCGCCCGGCTGGTAGCCGCCTCGGAGGGCCGGATACTGCGTGCAGACCACATCGGCTCCACCTCCGTCGCCGGCCTACCCGCCAAGGACCTCATCGACATCCAGATGGTCGTCGCTGACCTCGATGAGGCCGTTGAGGTGGCGGAGGCCGTGCGGGTTGCCGGGTTCGTCCGGGCGGGACGCTGGACCGGCCTGGACCGGTACGGCGTCGAGCACCCCGAGGAGGTGGTCGTCGACGCTGACCCGGGGCGCCCGGTCAACATCAACATCCGGGCGGTGGACGCGCCGGTGTGGCGTCAGGCGCTGCTGTTCCGGGACTGGCTTCGTGCGACCCCTTCCGAGCGGGTGGAGTATGCCGCGCTCAAGCATGGCCTGGCGGCTCAGGTGGCCCATGTCGATGACTACAGTCGCGACAAGATGCCCTGGATCCACGCTGCCCTGGACCGGGCAGCTCGGTGGGCTCAACGCAGCGGTTGGCAGCCCTGA
- a CDS encoding VOC family protein gives MTANGPARLVGISLDCPDSQRLAEFYLELLGGRQLWAKESSVGIEVPGAVLIAQQVDEYVPPAWPGSSIVHLDLTADDLGAAAERAVALGATLPVQPDPRWRVLLDPAGHPFCLTPFTPD, from the coding sequence GTGACCGCGAACGGCCCGGCGAGGCTGGTGGGGATCTCCCTGGACTGCCCCGACTCGCAACGGCTCGCCGAGTTCTACCTCGAATTGCTCGGTGGCCGCCAGTTGTGGGCGAAGGAATCCAGCGTCGGGATCGAGGTGCCCGGCGCAGTGCTGATAGCCCAGCAGGTGGATGAATACGTCCCTCCGGCCTGGCCGGGAAGCTCGATCGTGCACCTTGACCTCACCGCTGACGATCTCGGCGCCGCCGCGGAGCGGGCTGTCGCGTTGGGAGCCACGCTGCCAGTGCAACCGGACCCGCGCTGGCGCGTCCTGCTCGATCCGGCCGGCCATCCGTTCTGCCTGACACCGTTCACACCGGACTAG
- a CDS encoding tyrosine-type recombinase/integrase — translation MDRHAATRRLKRLAATAGIRMPRMHPHMLRHTFVTTMLDAGVSLRDTQIAATPTHAPRCATTAPARTPAVTPTTSSPPTWPPGRNAAARPCRRAVVLISAFDLPCIRV, via the coding sequence ATGGATCGGCACGCCGCGACCCGCCGGCTCAAGCGCCTCGCGGCGACCGCCGGGATCCGGATGCCCAGGATGCACCCGCACATGCTCAGACACACCTTTGTGACCACGATGCTCGACGCCGGCGTCAGCCTCCGCGACACCCAGATCGCCGCCACGCCGACCCACGCACCACGATGCGCTACGACCGCGCCCGCAAGAACTCCGGCCGTCACCCCAACTACATCCTCGCCGCCTACATGGCCTCCGGGACGTAACGCCGCCGCACGACCGTGCCGACGAGCGGTTGTTCTGATCAGTGCGTTCGACTTACCTTGTATTCGCGTCTAG
- a CDS encoding pentapeptide repeat-containing protein: MTAAVTAAAAIAALVFTGQQSRAARESVEATREQLRLTRLGQVRQRYSQAIDQLGAQGIDARTGGIYALERIMRESSTDQDIIVDILAAFVRNHRPLQSVIDSSIVPGDVQAALTVLGRRPTDYAIDGYPIPRWDPAGRTLNLSYTDLTGANLTRAKLAFADLTGSNLQGADLTLAQLTGAKLFKARLAKADLSGRVSSENDTANLGADLTRADLGDADLTGAAVGGARLSGALLDGVVGLECPAVRENRPCDWTTAELLVPRSAFSVVRGRVP; encoded by the coding sequence TTGACGGCGGCGGTCACCGCCGCCGCTGCGATTGCGGCGCTCGTGTTCACTGGACAACAGAGCCGCGCTGCAAGGGAGTCCGTCGAAGCCACCCGTGAGCAGCTACGCCTTACCCGACTAGGCCAGGTTCGCCAGCGCTACAGCCAGGCAATCGACCAACTGGGTGCCCAGGGGATCGACGCACGCACGGGCGGCATCTACGCCTTGGAGCGCATCATGCGTGAGTCCTCTACCGATCAGGACATCATTGTCGACATTCTTGCCGCCTTTGTCAGAAATCACCGGCCCCTGCAGTCGGTTATCGATTCATCTATCGTGCCCGGTGATGTCCAAGCCGCATTGACCGTTCTAGGCCGACGCCCAACCGACTATGCGATAGACGGATATCCGATCCCTCGATGGGATCCCGCTGGGCGGACATTGAACCTGAGCTACACCGATCTGACGGGGGCAAACCTGACCAGGGCGAAGCTCGCCTTCGCGGATCTCACGGGGTCCAATCTCCAAGGCGCAGATCTGACTCTGGCCCAGTTGACCGGTGCGAAGTTGTTCAAAGCCCGCTTGGCGAAGGCTGACCTCTCCGGGAGAGTAAGCAGTGAGAACGATACCGCTAATCTGGGCGCCGACCTCACCCGCGCCGACCTGGGCGACGCAGACCTCACTGGGGCGGCCGTGGGTGGTGCGCGCCTGTCGGGCGCCCTTCTCGACGGCGTCGTAGGTCTCGAATGTCCAGCTGTCAGAGAGAATCGTCCATGTGATTGGACAACCGCCGAACTGCTGGTGCCGCGATCGGCATTTAGCGTAGTTCGTGGCCGCGTCCCGTGA